Below is a genomic region from Balaenoptera ricei isolate mBalRic1 chromosome 3, mBalRic1.hap2, whole genome shotgun sequence.
TGCGGGTGTCTGGGGAAgatgctccaggcagagggaataacaggtgcaaaggtcctggggcagggcCATGCCTGGAGATTTGGGGGAACAGAGAGGAGGCCTGTGTGGCTGAAGCATGGTGAGTgaggggggcagagagggagggagatgagggCAGGGAGGAAGTAAGACCTTGTGGGCCACGGTGAGGAGTCTGGAGGGGGCAACTGAGGCACAAGGATGGTAACTGGCCAAGGTGGCCCAGCAGAGCAACTTGAACCATGCCCGTCACACAGATGGAAGTCAGAGGCCGAGAGTGTGCAGGCTGTGCCTTGAGGGTACAGGACGGCCCATGAATCACTCAGTCTGGTGGGAGGTGGGTGCCATGGGCAGAGGCTGCCCAGTGCTGAGAGCAGGGGAAAGGTGCTGGGCCCGGGGCCCACGCTGGAGCGGGCAGGCACGTGACTATCCAGGGCCCTCCCCTGGCCCACTGGCCGCCTGCCTCTGCCGGCCAGGCCTGCACCACCCCAGACCCTATAAGGCCTGGGAGCTGAGAGCAGAGCCAGATGCCAGCTGTGCTTCCCGTCACTCCAGGGGACCCTCACACGGTCCAGGTGAGCAATGCCAGGGTGAGGCTGGCCTCCGGGCGGGTATCGGGGGACTGCTCAGGGTTATGGGTGTGGGGCAGGAGGCCCGGGAGCCCCCATTCATGCCCCCTCTCTGCCCTTCCAGCTGCTTAGAGGATTACCATGTCTGCTCAAGATGGAGGCCGGGATCCCCCCAAACCCAAGGGCAAGGTGAGGGCAGGCGTGGGAGGGAAAGATCGCAACTGGGGCCTGGAGAGACCACAGAACCTTGGGAAGGTGACCTCCACAGTCCTGGGGTCTGGAGGGGCTTCccgggggggtggtgggggagggatctgAAGGCCACAGTGCCAATCTTCCCTCCAGTCCCAAgctggagggtggggggtgggaggatgcACTCAAACCTCAGTTctttccttgctgtgtgaccctgggccagcctcggcccctctctgagcctcagtttccccatctgagaaATGTGGGCcatggaaggaaaaggagagacccAGAGAATGAACTTTTTCTCTGTCCATGGGAGGCAGGCTGAACCTGCCCATTGCTCAGgcgaggagactgaggcttagtGGCTGAGGTCATCCAGGAGCAAGGGCCTGAGGCAGTTTGGGAACCCAGGGCTCTCTGATGCTCCCCTCACCCAACCCCCACCATGGCCTGGCTCTGCTCAtgcttctccccaccccatgtAGACCCTGGGCAGCTTCTTTGGGTCCCTGCCTGGCTTCAGTTCTGCCCGGAACCCGGCGGCCCACGCCCACAGCTCAGCGAGAGAGGCCCGGCCGGTCGCCCATCCCGCAGATGCTCCAGCCACCGAGACTGCCCAGCCCCAGGCTCAGGGTGAGTGCACAGCTCCGTGGAGGCGGGAGCTCTGGAGATGGACCCCAGCAGGGACTTGTGCCCATCTTGGGGGTGCTTCATAGGTGCCTGCGTCATCTCAACAGAGCCCACGCAGCTGGCATGCTCATTTAGTGCCAAATGGGGACCTGAGACATAAATATGAGTGGCCCAAGGGGGCACAGCCAGCAATGCCCCCCACATTCTCAACCCCCCCTCCGCCTTTCATCACCCCGTTTCTGACACCCTGTGGACCAGGGGCTGGGCGTTCTGCATGTCTAAGCTCATCAAAGATTTTGATCCTGGTTCCAGAGAGGGGCAGCAGTTTCCCTGGCGTCACACAGCCTGGGGTGCTCCCCATCCTCCAGTTGCTCCAGCCCTAACCCCAAGTCCTGAAGAGGGGCTGGTGCAGGGGAGCCCAGGCTGGGGCGGCCGCTCTGGGCCCCCGCAGGCAGCTGACTTCTGTTCCATATACCCAGGCCTGGCAGGCGGCTGCCAGCTGTGGTGGAGTGGGGCAGGGCGGGGCCCCGAGTCCTCTCCCTGCATCACCCTGGGTGGGCGTCCAGCATCCAGGACCCAGGCAGAGAAAACTCTAGAGAACCCCTGCTCCAGGAGACCGCCCCTGGGGGTTGAGGGAGCCAGACCCACGGCCGTGGATGTCACCTTCTGCCGTCCCTGGCAGGGCAGCTGGGACATTCCTGACCTTTCGGGCTGTGCCCGCTGATTGTGCAATGGGCTTCAGGGTGGCTGATGCCAGCGCGTGTCCCTCCCTGGGTTGCCTGATTGGCTCTTGTCCCCACAGTGGCCACCGACCCGGAGCAGACGACCAGGGGCATTGAGAAGACGCTGCCGCTTTCAGACAGGGTGAGAGGGGCTGGCAGAGCCTGGTCTGGTCTGATGGGCTCCGCCTCCCCCTGAGTACCTCCtcctgggatgtttcagttcCTGCCATTTGGGGGTTgtcataggccaaggagcaggcAGACACCCCTGTGGGATTCCAGGCCAGTCTtcccctctgagcctctgtttctacatctgtgaaatgggtgcaGTACTGCCTTACTGCTCGGCACCATGAGGCTCCATCTGGTCTacagacaccccccacccccactccagttCTGTGCCTAGCACATTACGACCCAAACAGTGGTAACTCACTCACCCTGTGTCAGGCTCTGGGCTCAGTGTTTACATGTGCTGCTTAATAGTTAACCCTCCCAACCGTCCTGCGAGGAAGGGAGCAATAGTACCCCACACAaaagctgaagcacagagaagccaAGCCacctgccaaaggtcacacagcaagacaCTGTAGCATGGGATTTGAACCTTGGGCAGTCAGAGGCTGAACAGTGGCCAACGATGCATCCACCCTCGGTCCTGGATGACCGGGGACCGCCCATATAACCATGTCCTCAGGGCCAGGGCAAGCGGAGTGGCTGATGTAAGACTGCTGAGGGCCATAGCAGGGTGACAGAGCCCTGATACAACCCTTCCGCCCAGCACACACCCGACACTGGCGTCTTCCTCAActcccctctgccctcagctCGGCCAGATCTGAGCATCTCGGAGGACAAAGAACCACCGGGCTCACCCTGTGGCCCAAATTAAAATGGACCCCGGCAGCTGAgggcccccctccccactttttcactcctccccctccacccctcttCACTTGCATTAATGGAGCATCTGTTGCCTGCAAAGTGCTTCAGGCACCTTGACTCAGTTTTCTCTGCCAATCTTTGAAGGAGGtgctgtttttattgttttttgtttgtttgtttgtttaaatggcTGGgaggggattttttaaaataaatttatttatttatttatttatttatttatttatttatttatttatttatttttggctgcattgggtcttcgttgccgtgcgagggctttctctagttgcggtgagcgggggctactctttgtggcggtgcgcgggcttctcattgcggtggcttctcttgtggagcacgggctctaggcgcgtgggcttcaggaggtgtggctcgcaggctctagagtgcaggctcagtagttgtggcgcacaggctcagtagttgtggcgcgtgggcttagttgctccgtggcatatgggatcttcccgcaccagggctcgaacccatgttccctgcattggcaggcggattcttaaccactgcaccaccagggaagtccaagaggtgCTGTTTTAATTGCCGCTCTtcagatgaggctcagagaggggatgtGGCTTGCCTGAGGTAACACAGCAAGTGTGGGAAAGAGCTGAACCCAGGTCTCTGTGGGCAAGGTGCCCACTTGAGACGATGCTGGGCAGGAGGCAGGTGGTGAGAATAACATTTCAGGGCTTCTCAACTTCAGTCGTCTGGCCAATTCAGGGCCGGGCCATCCTGGGCACTGGGGGGTGTTCAGCAGCACCCCTgaccccacccacccactcagtGCCAGGAGCTCCCTCTTCCCTGAAGTTGTGATCGTCACAGATGTCCCCAGACATCGCCCAGTgttccctggggggggggggggcgggggcaggatcACCCTGGGTCACCCCTAACCCTGGGTTAAGAACCCCTGAATTGGAAATAGGAAACTGCTGGTTGAACCTGGGTGGTGGCAACCCTGAGGCCATCACAGCCCTTCAGCAGTTTGGATGAACAAGAGGAAACTGCCCTCATTTTTGACCTACCAAGTTATCGACAGTTTCCTATGGCTCAAACCCAATACTTGGCCCTGTACTTTTCCAGTTATTACTCTTCTAAACATAGATACCCAGATCCCCTTCTCTTACTTGAATACATTCATGCTAACAAGCATTTGGCCTCCTCAAATTTCTCCCCGTGATGGGGAAACCAGTCTCAAAATTGCCATAGAGATTAGGCAAGATGAAGAAAACACGTAATTCAATGGCTTGCTGAGTACAAGGCTAAGGGATATTGAGCAAGGAGGGTCCCAGAGGTGCTAGGGAATAGCTGTCAGCAGTGGGGGATCTATTGTGTCAGGGGAACCACGGGGCGCTGGGACAGAGCTCAGTAGGCTGTATCCTGGAAGCCAGGGAGGGAGGTATGTCGGGGTGGGAAAAGAGCAGGCTGGGCCTCTGGGAGGAAGGTCCCACTCCCCGGGTCATGTTAGGGATGAGGTGGAGactggggaagggtggggagtgaGGTGTCTAGCACTCTCTGCTTGATCACGAATGTCCTTCCTCATCAGGTCATCTCCGGGACAAACGACTTAGTGTGGTCCAAGATGACCAGGACCAAGGATGCCTTCTCATCTGGGATGGCCAACGTCGTGGACACAGCTAAAGGCGTGGTCCAAGGAGGCCTGGGCATGACCCAGTCCACGCTCACAGGCACCAAGGATGCAGTGTCCACTGGGCTCACTGGGGCAGTGAACATGGCCAAGGGCACTGTCCAAATGGGCATGGACACCACCAAGACCGTCCTAACAGGCACCAAAGATGCAGTGTCCACTGGCCTCACTGGAGCAATGGGTGTGGCCAAGGGGGCGGTCCAGACGGGCGTGGACACCACCAAGACTGTCCTAACAGGCACCAAAGATGCAGTGTCCACTGGCCTCACTGGGGCAGTGAACCTGGCCAAGGGCACCGTCCAGACTGGCATGGACACCACCAAGACTGTCCTAACAGGCACCAAAGATGCAGTGTCCACTGGCCTCACTGGAGCAATGGGTGTTGCCAAAGGGGCCGTCCAGATGGGTGTGGACACCACCAAGACTGTCCTGACAGGCACCAAAGATGCAGTGTCCACAGGGCTCACTGGGTCAGTGAACATGGCCAAGGGCACCATCCAGACTGGTATGGACACCACCAAGACCGTCCTAACAGGCACCAAAGATGCAGTGTCCACTGGGCTCACTGGGGCAGTGAACATGGCCAAGGGCACCGTCCAGACTGGCATGGACACCACCAACACTGTCCTCACAGGCACCAAAGATGCAGTGTCCACTGGACTTACTGGGGCAGTGAACATGGCCAAGGGCACCGTCCAAACTGGCATGGACACCACCAAGACCGTCCTAACAGGCACCAAAGATGCAGTGTCCACTGGGCTTACTGGGGCAGTGAACATGGCCAAGGGCACCGTCCAGACTGGCATGGACACCACCAAGACCGTCCTAACAGGCACCAAAGATGCAGTGTCCACTGGGCTTACTGGGGCAGTGAACATGGCCAAGGGCACCGTCCAGACTGGCATGGACACCACCAAGACTGTCCTGAGAGGCACCAAAGATGCAGTGTCCACTGGGCTTACTGGGGCAGTGAACATGGCCAAGGGCACTGTCCAGACTGGCATGGACACCACCAAGACCGTCCTAACAGGCACCAAAGATGCAGTGTCCACTGGGCTCACTGGAGCAATGGGTGTGGCCAAAGGGGCCGTCCAGATGAGCGTGGACACCACCAAGACTGTCCTAACAGGCACCAAAGATGCAGTGTCCACTGGCCTCACTGGAGCAATGGGTGTGGCCAAGGGGGCTGTCCAGACGGGCATGGACACCACCAAGACTGTCCTCACAGGCACCAAAGATACAGTGTCCATTGGGCTCACTGGGGCAGTGAACATGGCCAAGGGCACCGTCCAGACTGGCATGGACACCACCAAGACTGTCCTAACAGGCACCAAAGATGCAGTGTCCACTGGCCTCACTGGAGCAATGGGTGTGGCCAAGGGAGCCGTGCAGATGGGCATGGACACCACCAAGACTGTCCTGACAGCCACCAAAGATGCAGTATCCACTGGGCTCACTGGATCAGTGAACATGGCCAAGGGCACCGTCCAGACTGGCGTGGACACCACCAAGACCGTCCTGACTGGCACCAAAGATGCAGTGTCCACTGGCCTCACTGGAGCAATGGGTGTGGCCAAGGGAGCCGTCCAGACCGGCGTGGACACCACCAAGACCGTCCTGACTGGCACCAAAGATGCAGTGTCCACTGGCCTCACTGGAGCAATGGGTGTGGCCAAGGGGGCCGTCCAGACTGGCATGGACACCACCAAGACTGTCCTAACAGGCACCAAAGATACAGTGTCCATTGGGCTCACTGGGGCAGTGAACATGGCCAAGGGCACCGTCCAGACTGGCATGGACACCACCAAGACTGTCCTAACAGGCACCAACGATGCAGTGTCCACTGGCCTCACTGGAGCAATGGGTGTGGCCAAGGGAGCCATCCAGACTGGCGTGGACACCACCAAGACCATCCTGACTGGCACCAAAGATGCAGTGTCCATTGCGTACACTGGAGCAATGGGTGTGGCCAAGGGGGCCGTCCAGACCGGCGTGGACACCAGCAAATCTGTCCTGACTGGAACCAAAGATGCAGTGTCCACTGCGTACACTGGAGCAATGGGTGTGGCCAAGGGGGCCGTCCAGACCGGCGTGGACACCAGCAAATCTGTCCTGACTGGAACCAAAGATG
It encodes:
- the PLIN4 gene encoding perilipin-4 produces the protein MSAQDGGRDPPKPKGKTLGSFFGSLPGFSSARNPAAHAHSSAREARPVAHPADAPATETAQPQAQVATDPEQTTRGIEKTLPLSDRVISGTNDLVWSKMTRTKDAFSSGMANVVDTAKGVVQGGLGMTQSTLTGTKDAVSTGLTGAVNMAKGTVQMGMDTTKTVLTGTKDAVSTGLTGAMGVAKGAVQTGVDTTKTVLTGTKDAVSTGLTGAVNLAKGTVQTGMDTTKTVLTGTKDAVSTGLTGAMGVAKGAVQMGVDTTKTVLTGTKDAVSTGLTGSVNMAKGTIQTGMDTTKTVLTGTKDAVSTGLTGAVNMAKGTVQTGMDTTNTVLTGTKDAVSTGLTGAVNMAKGTVQTGMDTTKTVLTGTKDAVSTGLTGAVNMAKGTVQTGMDTTKTVLTGTKDAVSTGLTGAVNMAKGTVQTGMDTTKTVLRGTKDAVSTGLTGAVNMAKGTVQTGMDTTKTVLTGTKDAVSTGLTGAMGVAKGAVQMSVDTTKTVLTGTKDAVSTGLTGAMGVAKGAVQTGMDTTKTVLTGTKDTVSIGLTGAVNMAKGTVQTGMDTTKTVLTGTKDAVSTGLTGAMGVAKGAVQMGMDTTKTVLTATKDAVSTGLTGSVNMAKGTVQTGVDTTKTVLTGTKDAVSTGLTGAMGVAKGAVQTGVDTTKTVLTGTKDAVSTGLTGAMGVAKGAVQTGMDTTKTVLTGTKDTVSIGLTGAVNMAKGTVQTGMDTTKTVLTGTNDAVSTGLTGAMGVAKGAIQTGVDTTKTILTGTKDAVSIAYTGAMGVAKGAVQTGVDTSKSVLTGTKDAVSTAYTGAMGVAKGAVQTGVDTSKSVLTGTKDAVSTAYTGAMGVAKGAVQTGVDTTKTVLTGTKDAVSTAYTGAMGVAKGAVQTGVDTTKTVLTGTKDAVSTAYTGAMGVAKGAVQTSMDTTKSVLTGTKDAVSTGLTGAVNMAKGTVQTGMDTTKTVLTGTKDAVSTGLTGAMGVAKGAIQTGMDTTKTVLTGTKDAVSTGLTGAVNVATGAVQTGLNTTQNVSAVTRNTVSSGMAGAMNVANAAAQWGLDTSKAVLTGTKDAVSTGLTRVGNVARGGVQTDFGTIQNWLPGSQDAASGGLATSGAPDEGEQTILNPHEAQSCGVSRPLDTLCAHLDLAGKATTNTKGLVSAEVTFTQGAALGKEDDVGPGATTCGQEGARGFATLRDELEELGEIFQPMSTEEQAQLAASQPRLRESTADQSSYFVRLGDLDPSFRQRAFEHALSHLQQGQFQALDVLAQLEDAFWLIEKAQQAPDQQPWPDQDLSSQAGAREVPAAGALSRVCSLVQQLHVAYSSLASGLQGLPAELRWQLRQARHSLCELHSVVSCAASVAELPAERLAQSRQGVRQAWQGLEQLLESMQHSPPLSWLVGPFTLHPDGQQL